CCCATGGCGTGCTCGCGGATGCCGAAGTGGAAGTTGCGGCCACTGTTCTTGGGGGTGAAGTCCCCGCCACCCTTGATATCGGTGTTGTTGGAGGGGGCCAGGTCGGCGCTGCCGCCCACCAGGTTGGGCAGCACCCCGGCCAGGGCGTTGAGCACCTTGCCGCTGGCCTCACGGGTGGCGGCCTTCTCCGTGACGGCGTAGGTGGGGATGGCCTTCTCCCAGCCCTCGGGCAGCTCACCCTTCAGGAAGGACTCGCACTCGGCGGCCAGCTCGGGGAAGGCGGTGCGGTAGGCCTCGAAGCGGGTCTTCCACTCGGCCTCGAGCTTCTGACCGCGATCCTGGCACTGGCGCCAGTGGCTGAGGGCTTCGGCGGGCACGAAGAAGTGAGCCTCGGGGTCGATGCCCAGAATCTGCTTGGTGGCCCGGATCTCGTCCTCGCCCAGGGGGGCACCATGGGCATTGTGGCTGTTCTGCTTGTTGGGGGCAGGCCAGCCGATGATGGTCTTGCACTCGATGAGGGTGGGTTGGCCGCAGGGCTGGCAGGCAGCCTGGTAGGCCCGATGAAGGGCCGCCAGATCCTCGCCATCCTCGACCTTCAGGTAGCGCCAGCCCATGGCCTCGAAGCGGCCTTGGATGTCCTCGCTGAAGGCGATGTCCGTGTGGCCCTCGATGGTGATGGTGTTGCTGTCGTAGAGCACCACCAGCTTCTCCAGCCCCAGGTGGCCCGCCAGGCTGGCGGCCTCGTAGCTGATGCCCTCCATGAGGCAGCCGTCCCCGGCGAAGGCATAGGTGCGGTGGTTGAAGACCTCGTGACCGGGGCGGTTGAAGCGGTCCCCCATCCAGCGCTCCGCGATGGCCATGCCCACGGCATTGGCGATGCCCTGGCCCAGGGGGCCGGTGGTCGTCTCCACGCCGATGGTGTGGCCGAACTCGGGGTGCCCGGGGGTCTTGGAGCCCCACTGGCGGAAGTGCTTGAGATCCTCCAGCTCCAGGCCGTAGCCCGCCAGATGCAGCAGGCTGTAGATCAGCATGGAGGCATGCCCGCAGGAGAGCACGAAGCGATCCCGGTCCGCCCAGTTCGGGTTGATGGGGTTGTGCTTCATGACCTGGGTCCAGAGCATGTAGGCCGCAGGCGCCTGGGCCATGGGGGCACCCGGATGGCCACTGTTGGCCTTCTGGATGGCATCCATGGCCAGGCAGCGGATGGAATCGACACACAACTTGTCGATGTTGGTGGCAGAAAAGGTCATGACGGGCCCCCTCGAGCGAACCGCCCATTTTCCCACGGCGGGGCGGGATCTCCAACCGCTGATTAGCAGCTTTGCACCCCCTCAGCCTCCTGATAAATTTGGCGAATGCCACGAACCAGTCCCCCCCCTGCGGATCGCATCCTCGTCATCCAGCTCCGTCAAGTGGGGGATGTGCTCCTGACCACCCCAGC
The sequence above is drawn from the uncultured Holophaga sp. genome and encodes:
- the tkt gene encoding transketolase, which gives rise to MTFSATNIDKLCVDSIRCLAMDAIQKANSGHPGAPMAQAPAAYMLWTQVMKHNPINPNWADRDRFVLSCGHASMLIYSLLHLAGYGLELEDLKHFRQWGSKTPGHPEFGHTIGVETTTGPLGQGIANAVGMAIAERWMGDRFNRPGHEVFNHRTYAFAGDGCLMEGISYEAASLAGHLGLEKLVVLYDSNTITIEGHTDIAFSEDIQGRFEAMGWRYLKVEDGEDLAALHRAYQAACQPCGQPTLIECKTIIGWPAPNKQNSHNAHGAPLGEDEIRATKQILGIDPEAHFFVPAEALSHWRQCQDRGQKLEAEWKTRFEAYRTAFPELAAECESFLKGELPEGWEKAIPTYAVTEKAATREASGKVLNALAGVLPNLVGGSADLAPSNNTDIKGGGDFTPKNSGRNFHFGIREHAMGAVLNGMALHGGLKVFGATFLVFSDYMRPTARLAALMGLPVTYVWTHDSIGVGEDGPTHQPIEHVMSLRLIPGLNVFRPADANETAVAWKIAASSTKAPSALALTRQKLPVLDPVKAQGAARGAYILEEASVEPKVILMGTGSEVHIAIEARKQLEAEGIPTRVVSMPCWEIFDAQDKAYKASVLPAAVTARVSIEAGVTTGWQRYTGTQGANIGLDHFGASAPAEILYEQFGLTAAEMVKAAKACL